The Thermodesulfobacteriota bacterium genome segment GTTACCGTCATGCCAGGCTTTTTCATGTTCGTATTCAAGACCGGGCGGGGCCAGCCGGTTTATGGCCATTTTCAGGTCCTCAACCACACCGGGTTCAAATTCAATGGTGGTAAGAGACCCGGTTGAGCCTATCATGGTGGCGGTAAGATTTCCGTTTTCAATCTGTGACTCTTTTATCAGTTGACGAATTTCCGGTGTGATATCAAAAATATCAGGCCCGGCTTTCAAACTGATTTCAATTGATTTTATAAATACGGATAGTTG includes the following:
- a CDS encoding secondary thiamine-phosphate synthase enzyme YjbQ, whose protein sequence is MEYMKQLSVFIKSIEISLKAGPDIFDITPEIRQLIKESQIENGNLTATMIGSTGSLTTIEFEPGVVEDLKMAINRLAPPGLEYEHEKAWHDGNGHSHVQAALMGPSIAVPVRSGQLKLGTWQQLVAINHDNGPRTRSIEVTIIGLPA